TTACGGCATTACGGCACGGACACCGTAAAAGCCGCAAGTACACGATGTTTTAGGCTGTAAGCCTAAAACTCGAAGTCAAGGAATGTACACGGAAGTATATTCCTTGACTGGGCATATTTTCGTTTATTGTCGATTGGTGCTCTGCAAGCACAATAATCTTATTGTCTACAAGGCAGAAAACATCATTATTAATTAATAAGCCGATTTTCGAAAATATCAGTTAATAATTATTATATCGCTCCGTGCCGGAAAATTTTCCGCGCGTCAATACAATTTTTCGCCGAGCAGGCGGGCGGCAAGAGAAACGGCAAGCACTGCGGTTTGATTTCTCACGTCGAGGATCGGATTCACTTCCACGATGTCGGCCGATTTTACGATACCGGTATCGCTCATCTCTTCCATGAGCAAAAGCGCTTCGCGGTTCGTCATGCCGGCGGGAAGCGGAATGCCGGTGCCGGGCGCGAACATGGGATCGAGCACGTCCATGTCGAAAGACACGTGCACGACGTCCGCGTGCGTTTTAAAAAAGAGTACGACTTGTTTGACGACGGACGGAAAGCCCTGCCGTTCGATGTCGCTCATCGTAAAAACCGTGACGCCGGATTTGCGCATCAGCTCTTTTTCGCCCGGATCCAAATCGCGGATGCCGACGAAGCACACGTTGCGCGGATCGACTTTGCGTCCGTCAAAATATAAATTCGTCAATTCCGGAAGACCGAGTCCGCACGAAGCGGCAAGGCATTCGCCGTGGATGTTGCCGGAAAGCGTCGTCTCGGGCGTGTTGAAATCTCCGTGCGCGTCGACGTAAAGTACGCCGAGTCTTTGCCCCTTGCGTTTTGCGGACGCGGCGGCTCCGGCAAGCGTGCCGAGCACGATCGAGTGATCGCCGCCGAGCGTAAGCGGAAATTCTCCCGCGGCAAAAGACTCATCCGCTTCTTTTGCAAGCTGCGTGCAGGCGGCCGCTATCGGTTTTAAATATTTCGCTTTCGGGTTTCCGACCTCTTCGTACTCCTGAGGATGTATGTGCATCGGCGAATTGTATTTGACCAAAGTGTGACCGAGCGATTCGAGTTTTGCGCGTAAACCCGCGAGCCGTATTGCGGACGGCCCCATATCGCTGCCGTGGCGAGAAGCTCCGAAATCGAGCGGCATTTCAATGATGTGAATATTCATAAAAGCAGTATAATGCGAAGAGGCGCTTTAGGACAATACGCACGCAGGGCGCCGAAGAGTGCGATCGGCGCATCACGGAAAGTCCTGAGCAAAAAAACCGAAACCGCGCCGATACACGAACCGTACCGGCTGTCGATTTCGGGTTGTTAATTTTTGTACGCCGGCAGGCACGCGAACGGACGGAACTCCCGCCCGTTCGCACCTTTGCCGAACGATATTTTCAAAAACTCGCCGTTAAACGAAACGCGCCGTTTCAGCGTTTCGTTTAACCGTCCTTAAAA
This Treponema socranskii subsp. buccale DNA region includes the following protein-coding sequences:
- the rocF gene encoding arginase, whose amino-acid sequence is MNIHIIEMPLDFGASRHGSDMGPSAIRLAGLRAKLESLGHTLVKYNSPMHIHPQEYEEVGNPKAKYLKPIAAACTQLAKEADESFAAGEFPLTLGGDHSIVLGTLAGAAASAKRKGQRLGVLYVDAHGDFNTPETTLSGNIHGECLAASCGLGLPELTNLYFDGRKVDPRNVCFVGIRDLDPGEKELMRKSGVTVFTMSDIERQGFPSVVKQVVLFFKTHADVVHVSFDMDVLDPMFAPGTGIPLPAGMTNREALLLMEEMSDTGIVKSADIVEVNPILDVRNQTAVLAVSLAARLLGEKLY